A section of the Paracoccaceae bacterium genome encodes:
- a CDS encoding ABC transporter permease subunit, whose product MARAVTSKRKAINTAVAWGIGLLIFFPILWIFVLSFKTESDAIRTPIEVLTASWTFENYGVVQERSDYGKHFFNSVIIAVGSTLLGLIIAVPAAWSMAFVPSNRTKDILLWMLSTKMLPAVGVLYPIYLLFIKMGLLDSRAGLVIVLMLINLPIIVWMLYTYFREIPGEILEAARMDGANLRSEILYVLIVLKNSVLGPER is encoded by the coding sequence ATGGCCCGCGCAGTCACAAGCAAACGCAAGGCAATCAATACGGCTGTCGCCTGGGGGATTGGTCTTTTGATCTTTTTCCCGATCCTGTGGATCTTCGTCCTTTCCTTTAAGACAGAAAGCGACGCAATCAGGACTCCAATCGAAGTGCTGACAGCCTCCTGGACATTCGAGAACTACGGGGTGGTGCAAGAAAGGTCGGACTACGGCAAGCACTTCTTCAACTCGGTCATCATCGCGGTCGGCTCGACTCTTCTTGGTCTGATCATCGCAGTTCCTGCGGCCTGGTCGATGGCTTTCGTGCCCTCGAATCGGACGAAGGACATCCTGTTGTGGATGCTGTCGACCAAGATGCTGCCGGCGGTTGGTGTGCTTTACCCGATCTATCTGCTGTTCATCAAAATGGGACTACTGGACAGCCGCGCCGGGCTGGTGATTGTGCTGATGTTGATCAACCTGCCGATCATCGTCTGGATGCTCTATACCTATTTCAGAGAGATTCCGGGCGAGATTCTGGAGGCGGCGCGCATGGATGGGGCCAACTTACGCTCGGAAATCCTCTATGTGCTGATTGTGTTGAAAAACTCCGTTTTAGGGCCTGAACGATGA
- a CDS encoding ATP-binding cassette domain-containing protein, with protein MGRIQLKQVQKKFGDVEVIPPLDLEINDGEFVVFVGPSGCGKSTLLRLIAGLEDTTSGNIEIDGADTTGLPPAKRGLAMVFQSYALYPHMSVRKNIAFPMRMAKMDQAEQDKRIEAAAKALNLTDYLDRRPGQLSGGQRQRVAIGRAIVREPAAFLFDEPLSNLDAALRVGMRMEISELHKKLETTMIYVTHDQVEAMTMADKIVVLQAGVIEQVGSPLELYKTPRNKFVAGFIGSPKMNLIEGAEAAKHDAVTIGVRPEHIAVSDSGGTWTGKVGVSEHLGSDTFFHILDTGLADVITVRAGGEVGFGYGDTVHLTPRADVIHRFDAQGLRIA; from the coding sequence ATGGGACGTATTCAGCTTAAGCAGGTTCAGAAGAAATTCGGCGATGTGGAAGTCATCCCGCCGCTGGACCTTGAGATCAACGACGGTGAGTTTGTGGTGTTCGTCGGCCCCTCGGGCTGCGGTAAATCCACGCTGCTGCGCCTGATTGCGGGGCTTGAGGACACGACCTCGGGCAATATCGAGATTGACGGGGCGGATACCACCGGCCTGCCACCGGCAAAACGCGGTCTGGCGATGGTGTTCCAAAGCTATGCGCTTTACCCGCATATGTCGGTTCGCAAAAACATCGCCTTCCCGATGCGCATGGCCAAGATGGATCAGGCCGAACAGGACAAGCGGATTGAAGCTGCCGCCAAGGCACTGAACCTGACCGATTATCTGGATCGCCGTCCGGGTCAGCTTTCGGGTGGTCAGCGCCAGCGGGTCGCCATCGGTCGTGCCATTGTGCGCGAACCGGCCGCCTTCCTGTTCGATGAGCCGCTGTCGAACCTTGACGCCGCGCTTCGGGTCGGCATGCGGATGGAAATCTCCGAGCTGCACAAGAAGCTTGAGACGACGATGATCTATGTGACCCATGATCAGGTCGAAGCGATGACCATGGCCGACAAGATCGTGGTGCTTCAGGCGGGTGTGATCGAACAGGTCGGCAGCCCGCTGGAACTCTATAAGACACCGCGCAACAAATTCGTCGCGGGCTTCATCGGGTCACCCAAGATGAACCTGATCGAGGGGGCCGAGGCCGCGAAACATGACGCGGTGACCATTGGTGTGCGCCCCGAACATATCGCGGTGTCGGATTCCGGCGGGACCTGGACCGGCAAGGTCGGGGTGTCCGAACACCTCGGCTCGGACACGTTTTTTCATATCCTTGATACCGGGCTGGCCGATGTCATCACCGTGCGCGCCGGCGGAGAGGTCGGGTTCGGCTATGGTGACACGGTTCACCTGACGCCGCGGGCGGATGTGATCCATCGCTTTGACGCGCAGGGCCTGCGGATCGCGTGA
- a CDS encoding L-iditol 2-dehydrogenase codes for MTRLAGKCALITGAARGIGLAFAGAYLREGARVAIADIDITRARAAAADLGPAAIAVEMDVTDQASIDGAVAEVVDELGQIDILINNAAIFSAVPIVEIDRTDFARVFDINVAGTLFTLQAVARHMVARGLKGRIINMASQAGRRGEPLVAVYCATKAAVISLTQSAGLDLIQHGINVNAIAPGVVDGEHWDGVDAFFAKYEGKAPGQKKAEVGAAVPYGRMGTAADLTGMAVFLASDEAAYIVAQTYNVDGGQWMS; via the coding sequence GTGACACGACTGGCGGGCAAATGCGCGCTGATCACCGGCGCCGCGCGCGGTATCGGCCTGGCCTTTGCCGGGGCCTATCTGCGCGAAGGCGCGCGGGTGGCCATTGCAGATATCGACATCACGCGGGCGCGGGCGGCGGCGGCTGATCTGGGGCCCGCTGCGATCGCGGTCGAGATGGACGTGACCGATCAGGCCAGCATTGATGGTGCCGTGGCCGAGGTCGTGGATGAGTTGGGCCAGATCGACATTCTGATCAACAACGCGGCGATATTCTCGGCCGTGCCAATTGTCGAGATTGACCGCACTGATTTCGCCCGCGTCTTTGACATCAACGTCGCGGGCACTCTGTTCACTTTGCAGGCCGTCGCACGCCACATGGTCGCGCGTGGGCTGAAGGGGCGGATCATCAACATGGCGTCGCAGGCGGGGCGGCGGGGTGAACCGCTGGTTGCCGTCTATTGTGCGACCAAGGCGGCGGTCATCAGCTTGACGCAATCGGCGGGCCTGGATCTGATTCAGCATGGCATCAACGTGAACGCCATCGCGCCCGGCGTCGTGGACGGAGAGCATTGGGACGGCGTTGATGCGTTCTTTGCAAAATACGAAGGCAAAGCGCCGGGGCAGAAAAAGGCCGAGGTGGGCGCGGCGGTGCCCTATGGCCGGATGGGAACGGCGGCGGATCTGACTGGCATGGCCGTGTTTCTGGCCAGCGACGAGGCCGCGTACATCGTGGCGCAAACGTATAATGTTGATGGCGGGCAATGGATGAGCTGA
- a CDS encoding mannitol dehydrogenase family protein — MDELMADAVEKQALVRLSDATLGDLPKAVQRPVYDRSKLTPGIVHIGLGNFHRGHQAWYLHRLMQAGQAHDWAIIGAGVRPYDAAMRDRLLGQDCLTTLIELDPSGTSAEVIGSMIDYLPIEAGNGPLIAAMADPATRIVALTVTEGGYYVDPASAGFDADHDDMRHDAANPDTPRTAFGAMIAALRQRRESGAGPFTGQSCDNLQGNGVILRQTVVSLARMSDPELADWIDTNCSFPNSMVDCIVPATGPEEVKLARSLGIDDAAPVTHENFRQWVLEDDFCAGRPDWDRVGATFTDQVHAYELMKIRVLNAGHQVIANAGELLALATIADCMADADVLGLFKKVQRDEITPYVPPVPEMSAPAYADLIVTRFANPEIHDTTRRVAFDGSSRHTGFVLPILRDALAAEGSVSGLALVEALWARMCAGTRDDGSVIEANDPFWDRLNAAALNAKTRPVAWLEQTQIYGDLAGNAEFAAAFDGWLTRLWSDGCRKTLRQYIDG; from the coding sequence ATGGATGAGCTGATGGCCGATGCTGTGGAAAAACAAGCGCTTGTGCGGTTGAGCGATGCAACGCTGGGCGATTTGCCGAAGGCGGTTCAGCGCCCGGTCTATGACCGCAGTAAATTGACGCCCGGGATTGTCCACATCGGCCTTGGCAATTTTCACCGTGGCCATCAGGCCTGGTATCTGCATCGGCTGATGCAGGCGGGCCAGGCGCATGATTGGGCGATCATCGGCGCGGGCGTGCGCCCCTATGACGCGGCGATGCGCGACCGGCTGCTGGGACAGGATTGCCTGACCACACTGATCGAGCTTGACCCCTCGGGCACCTCGGCCGAGGTGATCGGATCGATGATCGACTATCTGCCGATTGAGGCGGGCAATGGCCCGTTGATCGCCGCGATGGCTGATCCTGCGACGCGGATCGTGGCGCTGACAGTGACCGAGGGCGGGTATTACGTTGATCCGGCCAGCGCTGGCTTTGACGCGGACCACGACGACATGCGCCATGACGCCGCAAACCCGGATACCCCACGCACCGCCTTTGGTGCGATGATCGCCGCGCTGCGGCAACGGCGCGAAAGTGGTGCGGGCCCGTTCACCGGGCAAAGCTGTGACAACCTGCAAGGCAACGGGGTGATCCTGCGTCAGACGGTGGTCTCGCTGGCCCGGATGTCGGACCCCGAGCTTGCCGATTGGATCGACACGAATTGCAGCTTTCCCAACTCGATGGTCGACTGCATCGTTCCCGCCACTGGCCCGGAAGAGGTCAAACTGGCGCGCAGCCTTGGCATCGACGACGCGGCGCCGGTGACGCATGAAAACTTCCGCCAGTGGGTGCTGGAGGATGACTTCTGCGCCGGGCGGCCCGATTGGGATCGCGTCGGGGCGACCTTCACCGATCAGGTTCACGCCTATGAGCTGATGAAGATCAGGGTGCTGAACGCGGGCCATCAGGTCATCGCCAATGCCGGCGAATTGCTGGCGCTTGCCACCATCGCCGACTGCATGGCCGATGCGGATGTGCTGGGCCTGTTCAAAAAGGTACAGCGCGACGAAATCACGCCCTATGTGCCGCCTGTGCCAGAGATGTCAGCGCCCGCTTATGCCGACCTGATCGTCACGCGGTTCGCAAACCCCGAAATTCACGACACCACCCGCCGCGTGGCCTTTGACGGCTCGTCCCGTCACACCGGCTTTGTCTTGCCGATCCTGCGCGATGCGCTGGCGGCCGAAGGGTCGGTATCGGGTCTGGCGCTGGTCGAGGCGCTTTGGGCACGGATGTGTGCGGGCACGCGCGACGACGGTTCGGTGATCGAGGCGAACGATCCGTTCTGGGACCGGCTGAATGCCGCGGCGCTGAACGCGAAGACCCGCCCCGTGGCCTGGCTGGAACAGACGCAGATCTACGGCGATCTTGCAGGAAACGCCGAGTTTGCAGCGGCCTTTGATGGCTGGCTGACCCGCCTTTGGTCCGATGGCTGCCGCAAGACACTGCGCCAGTACATTGATGGCTAA
- a CDS encoding HAMP domain-containing protein — translation MDSHLARGRIYLHASRTNLIAMWRRSATLRLTLTIAAVILAVGLAALSIQFWLVRGALERQQVALLQADLDGLAALYDQRRIIALRQAMEYRSLAQTNEGEIYLLQDRNGTTLAGNLDHWPQAIAISAAETAQGFDAATPVELSIDGTPYLVDARMLRGGFPMLVGRSLVAPNRTLAALRSVILAVAAGTLLVALVAGAFAARSVLARIRQLNRLADNIASDGAALAAAGEHARDEFHLLERHIHAMLDRIAALERATRQLSDTIAHELRTPLNRISAKLSRLPESEDLSAARDELKSTVRIFDALLDIAGNEAGKGSGPDLAPLDLSDVCQDVFDLYEPLAEERNLDFTAEITPDARILGDRNLVSQLLSNLIDNALKFARPGDAVHLLLTTLGNRHITRISDTGPGAPPDLGAAAFDRFTRGARDRNRPGHGLGLTLVQAIATRHGAKTEILTPDSGFAIEVRWPKL, via the coding sequence ATGGATTCGCACCTCGCGCGGGGAAGGATATATCTTCATGCCAGCCGGACCAACCTGATCGCGATGTGGCGCCGCTCGGCCACTTTGCGCCTGACGCTGACAATCGCGGCGGTCATTCTGGCGGTCGGGCTGGCAGCGTTGTCGATCCAGTTCTGGCTGGTCCGGGGCGCGCTGGAACGGCAGCAGGTGGCGCTGTTGCAGGCCGATCTGGACGGGCTTGCGGCGCTTTATGACCAGCGGCGGATCATCGCACTGCGACAGGCCATGGAATACCGAAGCCTGGCGCAGACAAACGAGGGCGAGATCTATTTGCTACAGGATCGCAATGGCACGACACTGGCCGGCAACCTCGACCACTGGCCCCAGGCAATTGCGATCTCCGCCGCCGAGACTGCGCAGGGTTTCGATGCGGCAACCCCGGTCGAACTGTCCATCGACGGCACCCCCTATCTGGTTGATGCCCGCATGCTGCGCGGCGGGTTTCCGATGCTGGTCGGACGCTCGCTTGTTGCGCCCAACCGCACGCTTGCGGCGCTGCGTTCGGTCATTCTGGCGGTGGCGGCAGGCACCCTTCTGGTCGCCCTTGTGGCAGGCGCATTTGCCGCACGCTCGGTTCTGGCGCGGATCAGGCAACTGAACCGGCTGGCGGATAACATCGCCTCTGACGGGGCCGCGCTGGCGGCGGCTGGCGAACATGCACGGGATGAATTTCACCTGCTAGAGCGGCATATCCACGCGATGCTGGACCGGATCGCGGCGCTGGAGCGTGCGACGCGACAACTCTCGGACACAATCGCACATGAACTGCGCACGCCGCTGAACCGGATCTCCGCAAAACTCAGCCGTTTGCCCGAAAGCGAAGACCTCAGCGCCGCCCGGGATGAGCTGAAATCGACGGTGCGTATCTTCGACGCGCTTCTGGACATCGCCGGAAACGAAGCGGGCAAAGGCTCCGGGCCGGATCTTGCGCCGCTTGACCTGAGTGATGTTTGTCAGGACGTCTTTGACCTGTACGAGCCTTTGGCCGAAGAACGAAACCTTGATTTCACCGCCGAGATCACGCCCGATGCGCGCATTCTGGGTGACCGCAATCTGGTCAGTCAGCTGCTGTCCAACCTGATCGACAATGCATTGAAATTTGCCCGCCCCGGCGATGCGGTCCACTTGCTGTTGACGACCCTTGGCAATCGCCACATCACCCGCATCTCCGACACCGGCCCCGGCGCCCCGCCCGACCTGGGCGCAGCAGCCTTTGATCGCTTCACCCGCGGCGCACGGGACCGCAACCGTCCCGGACATGGCCTTGGGCTGACGCTGGTTCAGGCCATCGCAACGCGCCACGGTGCCAAGACCGAGATTCTGACCCCCGATAGTGGCTTTGCCATTGAGGTCCGTTGGCCTAAACTCTGA